The following coding sequences lie in one Thalassoglobus polymorphus genomic window:
- a CDS encoding type III pantothenate kinase — protein MSEIHNYLALHPGHTRVKLGLFELGPDDPFPRCVTSLFVENHEKIPWSELDDQVPAPLECRSILTGSNQFLATQILDNWKSNSPPPLTLSENSAIPIRSLVDVPEKVGADRLLNAVAVNGLRKPGHAAVIVDSGTAITVDVVNSDGAFLGGAILPGVLMGARAMSEFTTTLPLIDGKEFLERLPDALGRNTEAAMASGLYWGHLGAVKELVARISEQLDVPSQLYITGGALPILEPYFPNAICEKNLSLIGSVLTARSILDGE, from the coding sequence ATGAGTGAGATTCACAATTATCTGGCGCTTCACCCCGGACACACGCGCGTGAAGCTCGGTCTGTTTGAACTTGGCCCAGACGACCCATTTCCTCGTTGTGTGACTTCGCTGTTTGTTGAGAATCACGAAAAAATCCCATGGAGCGAGCTCGACGATCAGGTTCCAGCCCCTCTGGAATGTCGATCAATTTTGACAGGCTCGAATCAATTCCTGGCGACTCAGATCCTCGACAACTGGAAATCAAATTCTCCTCCCCCTCTCACATTGTCTGAAAACTCCGCTATTCCAATTCGTTCACTGGTAGATGTCCCCGAGAAAGTCGGGGCTGACCGGTTATTGAATGCCGTTGCGGTAAACGGTTTGCGAAAACCTGGTCATGCTGCGGTGATCGTCGATTCAGGAACGGCGATCACTGTCGACGTTGTGAATTCAGACGGAGCTTTTTTGGGAGGTGCAATACTGCCCGGCGTTCTCATGGGAGCCCGTGCAATGAGTGAATTCACAACGACGCTCCCCTTAATCGACGGGAAAGAATTTCTGGAGCGTCTCCCTGACGCACTCGGTCGCAACACCGAAGCTGCGATGGCAAGTGGGCTCTATTGGGGCCATTTAGGGGCAGTGAAAGAATTGGTGGCACGAATTTCGGAACAGCTTGACGTTCCGTCACAACTCTATATCACTGGTGGAGCTCTTCCGATTCTTGAACCGTATTTCCCTAACGCGATTTGTGAGAAGAACTTGTCGTTGATTGGAAGCGTCCTGACTGCCAGATCAATTTTGGATGGCGAATGA
- a CDS encoding GTPase: MNSALKRTTVELLTPRGRGAVASIRVCGDVSSIDKFFSAANQKSMQQQPIDAIRYGLWGATNSEDLVCVRTDDSTVEIHCHGGAAAIERIMKDLISSGVEQLQRERTFEKSSAGQVDSSEISFTEEFQLCLQQVTTQKAAHEVLRQSSLFPKSLKEAQTTDDPLLRRSAVESMLRWAEFGQHLTQPWKVVLCGPPNVGKSSLINSLVGFSRSVVFDQPGTTRDVVTVQTALKGWPIEFSDTAGLRQTDEEIESAGIAKARATIEAADLLLMIVDAQNGVVEFEKQFAAKNQRSLIVFNKIDLASNDFSEAGQICVSATTEQGIQELATEIVSQLIPAVPPKTQAYPVTPRQVSLLENLLKEAPE, translated from the coding sequence ATGAACAGTGCATTGAAACGAACAACTGTTGAACTTTTGACCCCGCGCGGACGCGGAGCGGTCGCGTCGATTCGAGTCTGCGGAGATGTCTCAAGCATTGACAAGTTTTTCTCCGCAGCGAATCAAAAATCGATGCAGCAGCAACCGATCGATGCAATTCGATACGGTCTATGGGGCGCCACCAACAGCGAGGATCTTGTTTGTGTGAGAACTGACGATTCGACAGTTGAGATACATTGCCACGGTGGAGCGGCAGCGATCGAGCGAATCATGAAGGATTTAATTTCGTCAGGGGTCGAGCAGTTGCAACGTGAGCGAACTTTCGAGAAAAGCTCAGCAGGTCAAGTTGACTCGAGCGAGATTTCTTTTACTGAAGAGTTTCAGCTTTGCTTACAACAGGTAACAACTCAAAAAGCAGCTCACGAGGTCTTACGGCAATCCAGCCTCTTTCCCAAATCACTGAAAGAGGCTCAAACGACCGATGATCCGCTGCTTCGCCGTTCTGCCGTCGAATCGATGCTACGTTGGGCAGAATTCGGACAACATTTAACTCAACCATGGAAAGTCGTCTTGTGTGGCCCACCAAATGTCGGAAAGTCGAGCTTGATTAACTCGCTGGTCGGCTTTTCCCGGTCCGTGGTCTTTGATCAACCGGGAACGACGCGAGACGTGGTCACGGTTCAAACAGCTCTGAAAGGCTGGCCGATCGAGTTTTCTGACACAGCTGGCCTGCGCCAAACCGATGAAGAGATCGAATCCGCAGGAATCGCGAAGGCGAGGGCGACAATCGAAGCTGCTGACTTACTGCTGATGATTGTCGATGCTCAAAATGGTGTTGTAGAGTTCGAAAAACAATTCGCCGCCAAAAATCAGAGATCGCTGATTGTCTTCAATAAGATCGACCTAGCAAGCAACGACTTCTCCGAAGCTGGGCAAATTTGCGTTTCTGCAACGACTGAACAGGGCATTCAGGAACTGGCAACGGAAATCGTTTCACAGCTCATCCCAGCCGTTCCACCTAAAACACAAGCTTACCCTGTCACACCGCGACAAGTCTCCCTGCTGGAGAATCTGTTAAAAGAAGCCCCCGAGTAG
- a CDS encoding hybrid sensor histidine kinase/response regulator, translating into MSEQPEVLVLGGDDSSSTFVLDELKERCRLVEVSSLADFIERINSEQPPDYYLLKSPVEGLMQINDSLSLLSQIPDAILQIDQNERVMWANRSAEKLLNLKLDGDTPKLFDLWEGAQIVGPDFSPVNSVLSNGKQAKTTVKIDDKTYFEFLASPLPGSSPDGSKLLLAILRDTSDEVLQQQKLDAVHQAGTDLGDLEREELLELTEYERIELLKSKLIHYTQELLEFDTVEVRVIDQNTQELTPLINFGMDPTAAARELRAQPHGNGVTGFVAATGRSYLCEDTSNDPLYIEGVVGAKSSLTVPLVRRDLVLGTFNVESPNVGAFSTNDLKFVELFCREVATALNYLDLLSVEQMHSVEKNTQKVLCEVAAPVDDILNDTSWIYERFRGEDSELCHRIKHILKRTQDIRDLIRQTGKPTGPNFAGAFLKSRSHPLLADKRVLVVDTDPEIRKSAHIILEQNEMTVDAVRSADEALRMVRTFTYHAVIADKRPPDMKGSDLFRSIREIHEHLPIMLMTGFDYDGEHTLIKCREMGMKETIYKPFIIDKFLKAIENAVKTHLPESV; encoded by the coding sequence GTGTCCGAGCAACCTGAAGTTCTTGTTCTTGGCGGAGATGATTCATCTTCCACTTTCGTTCTCGACGAATTGAAAGAACGATGCCGTCTCGTTGAGGTCTCCTCTCTGGCTGACTTCATCGAGAGAATCAACAGCGAACAGCCTCCGGACTACTACCTGCTGAAGTCTCCTGTGGAAGGTTTAATGCAAATCAATGATTCGCTGAGTCTGCTTTCTCAAATTCCAGATGCGATTCTGCAAATTGATCAGAACGAACGCGTCATGTGGGCGAACCGGTCAGCCGAGAAGCTTCTCAACTTGAAACTCGACGGTGACACGCCGAAACTGTTCGATCTTTGGGAAGGAGCACAAATTGTAGGGCCTGACTTCTCTCCAGTGAATTCTGTTCTGTCAAATGGCAAACAGGCCAAAACAACAGTCAAAATCGACGACAAGACGTACTTCGAGTTTCTCGCGAGTCCGCTGCCCGGTAGTTCGCCGGATGGCTCTAAACTCCTCTTGGCGATCCTGCGAGACACCTCCGATGAAGTCCTTCAGCAGCAGAAGCTCGACGCCGTTCACCAAGCGGGAACGGATCTGGGGGATCTGGAGCGGGAAGAGCTTCTCGAGCTAACGGAATATGAACGAATCGAACTGCTGAAATCGAAGCTCATTCACTACACACAAGAGCTGTTAGAGTTTGATACGGTCGAAGTTCGCGTCATCGATCAAAATACACAAGAGTTGACTCCACTGATCAACTTTGGAATGGACCCTACCGCCGCCGCCCGCGAACTCAGAGCACAACCACACGGAAACGGGGTCACCGGTTTTGTCGCAGCGACAGGAAGAAGCTACCTCTGCGAAGACACCAGCAACGATCCACTTTACATTGAGGGAGTCGTTGGAGCGAAAAGTTCTCTGACGGTCCCACTCGTCAGGCGAGATCTTGTGTTGGGGACATTTAATGTCGAAAGTCCGAATGTCGGCGCATTTTCTACGAATGATCTGAAATTCGTTGAGTTGTTTTGCCGTGAGGTGGCGACCGCACTGAATTACCTCGACCTGTTATCTGTTGAACAGATGCATTCAGTGGAGAAAAACACTCAGAAAGTGCTCTGTGAAGTCGCTGCACCTGTGGACGACATTCTGAACGACACATCCTGGATCTACGAACGCTTTCGTGGTGAGGACTCAGAACTCTGTCATCGAATTAAACATATCCTAAAACGTACTCAAGACATTCGAGACCTGATCCGGCAAACAGGTAAGCCGACCGGCCCCAATTTTGCGGGAGCGTTCTTGAAATCGCGAAGTCATCCGTTGCTCGCGGACAAACGAGTTTTGGTCGTCGATACTGACCCCGAAATTCGTAAGAGTGCTCATATCATCCTTGAGCAGAACGAGATGACTGTCGATGCAGTCCGGTCTGCCGATGAAGCACTTCGCATGGTTCGAACTTTCACATATCATGCTGTCATCGCTGACAAAAGGCCGCCGGACATGAAAGGCTCGGACCTGTTCCGGTCCATTCGGGAAATCCACGAGCATCTCCCAATCATGCTGATGACCGGCTTTGACTACGACGGCGAACACACGCTCATTAAGTGTCGTGAAATGGGTATGAAAGAAACGATCTACAAGCCTTTTATCATCGACAAGTTTCTCAAAGCAATTGAGAATGCGGTCAAAACCCATCTCCCAGAAAGCGTGTGA
- a CDS encoding sulfatase family protein — protein sequence MKNCFLLFAALVSFHAHSMTAMAANQPNIVFIFTDDHAPHAIGAYEGWLKEINPTPNIDKLASQGMLFQNSFCTNSICGPSRAVIQTGKHSHINGFMTNKDKFDGDQQTFPKILQKANYQTAMIGKWHLGTDPQGFDFWKVLPGQGAYYNPVFKSPQGREVIEGYCTDIVTEMALEWLKKGRDQSKPFMLMCQHKAPHRTWMPPIRYLTLYDDVEIPEPATLFDNWEDNASPARYQEMEIDGHLNLVFDCFGPPLHGWDPESGKSVDRSGARNLEKFTPEQLKAWNAAFEPKNNELKKLNLKGKDLVRWKYHRYIRNYLRCVRGVDDSVGQLMAYLDEAGLADNTIVIYSSDQGFYLGDHGWYDKRWMYEESMKMPFICKWPGVTQPGSINKDLIQNIDYAETFLEIAGAEIPDDMQGRSIVPLLKGETPKDWRDSIYYHYYEYPSVHMVAKHNGVRTDRYKLIQFYQFGEWEFYDLEKDPDELQNEYNNPQYAKEIAQLKEELARLEKQTNDQTDRSEMPDDWKQKFRPASNR from the coding sequence GTGAAGAATTGTTTTCTGCTTTTCGCCGCTTTAGTCTCTTTCCATGCCCATTCAATGACGGCAATGGCTGCCAATCAGCCAAACATCGTCTTTATATTCACTGATGATCATGCTCCGCATGCGATTGGGGCATACGAAGGCTGGTTGAAGGAGATCAACCCGACACCGAATATCGACAAGCTCGCGTCGCAGGGAATGTTGTTTCAGAACAGTTTCTGCACCAATTCAATTTGTGGACCGAGCCGAGCCGTCATCCAAACAGGCAAGCATAGCCACATCAATGGATTCATGACGAACAAAGACAAGTTCGACGGTGATCAGCAAACGTTTCCAAAGATCTTGCAGAAGGCAAATTATCAGACAGCCATGATCGGAAAATGGCACTTGGGAACTGATCCGCAAGGATTTGACTTCTGGAAAGTTCTGCCCGGACAGGGAGCGTACTACAACCCTGTTTTTAAATCGCCCCAAGGACGAGAGGTCATCGAAGGATACTGCACAGATATCGTCACTGAGATGGCATTGGAGTGGTTGAAGAAAGGACGTGACCAAAGTAAACCATTCATGCTGATGTGTCAGCATAAGGCTCCTCACAGAACCTGGATGCCGCCGATTCGATACCTGACGCTGTACGATGATGTCGAGATCCCTGAGCCAGCGACACTCTTCGACAACTGGGAAGATAATGCGAGCCCAGCCCGATACCAGGAAATGGAAATCGACGGGCACCTGAATCTCGTCTTCGATTGCTTCGGCCCGCCGCTCCATGGATGGGATCCGGAAAGTGGGAAGTCCGTCGACCGCTCGGGAGCGCGGAACTTGGAGAAGTTCACTCCCGAACAATTGAAGGCCTGGAATGCTGCCTTCGAGCCGAAAAACAATGAGCTTAAGAAGCTGAATCTCAAGGGCAAAGATCTCGTGAGATGGAAATACCATCGCTACATTCGAAACTACCTGCGTTGTGTTCGTGGCGTCGACGACAGCGTCGGCCAACTGATGGCGTATCTCGACGAAGCAGGCTTAGCGGACAATACGATTGTCATCTACTCATCCGATCAGGGGTTTTATCTTGGAGACCACGGTTGGTACGACAAACGCTGGATGTACGAAGAGTCAATGAAAATGCCGTTTATCTGCAAATGGCCCGGAGTCACTCAGCCTGGAAGTATCAATAAAGACTTAATCCAGAACATTGACTACGCAGAAACATTTCTAGAGATCGCCGGCGCCGAAATTCCGGATGATATGCAAGGCCGTTCAATCGTCCCTCTACTCAAAGGCGAAACCCCAAAGGATTGGCGAGACTCGATCTACTACCACTACTACGAATACCCCAGCGTTCACATGGTCGCCAAACACAATGGAGTGCGAACGGACCGATACAAATTGATTCAATTTTATCAGTTTGGAGAGTGGGAATTTTATGATCTCGAAAAAGACCCCGACGAGCTTCAAAACGAGTACAACAACCCTCAGTACGCTAAAGAAATCGCCCAGCTAAAAGAAGAACTTGCAAGGCTCGAAAAACAAACCAACGATCAAACCGACCGAAGCGAGATGCCCGACGATTGGAAACAGAAGTTTCGTCCTGCTTCAAACCGCTAG
- a CDS encoding tetratricopeptide repeat protein, whose amino-acid sequence MNTGTLSTMDSSSALENRPRPQSQRVWITYRFSLIICGLLWLFLSSTLCGCGSMNGYVMNRSGRKYYDKGNYEYARYEFERALMDDPHNANYAFNVARTMEHEGEYENAELMYQHALTLDPDHLPSYHALASMLREQGRTAESRELLTAWAETQPYSAGAQMAAGDMYRQEGNMSAAQNYYQQASRNVPQGRSRLQSRMISQRQQGPYGPQYATGQGYPQMASPRYPYHTPPSLQMAETMPMNDFTMMGGPVVSHQSMVSTPMQYQQPMMHEQPMMEQQIINPPSQSPGLLVPTPQQYNPAPTLNSGEPQLLPETQGSNGPQAYQPQQVVSQHSHQYPGMTSEYPVQSMPATGQYTQQVMMPPQTAPTNTAQQPPIFQAPQNMSAAPFQNISTQTSSNVMPAVQAF is encoded by the coding sequence ATGAATACCGGAACTCTGTCCACGATGGACTCCTCCTCCGCTCTCGAAAATCGACCTCGTCCCCAATCACAGCGGGTCTGGATCACTTATCGATTTAGCTTGATCATTTGCGGTTTGCTCTGGTTATTCCTTTCGTCGACCCTTTGTGGTTGCGGATCGATGAACGGCTACGTGATGAACCGTTCTGGTCGCAAGTATTACGACAAAGGCAATTATGAATACGCTCGATATGAATTTGAGCGCGCCTTAATGGATGACCCACATAACGCGAACTACGCCTTCAATGTTGCGCGAACAATGGAACATGAAGGTGAATACGAAAATGCCGAGTTGATGTATCAACACGCATTGACTCTCGACCCCGATCACCTCCCTTCTTATCACGCACTCGCTTCAATGTTACGTGAGCAAGGACGGACCGCTGAATCGAGAGAATTGCTGACTGCCTGGGCGGAAACACAACCGTACAGCGCAGGAGCACAAATGGCTGCGGGCGACATGTATCGTCAAGAAGGTAACATGTCTGCCGCTCAAAATTACTACCAGCAGGCCTCAAGGAATGTTCCTCAAGGCCGTTCACGACTACAAAGCCGGATGATATCGCAACGGCAACAGGGTCCCTATGGTCCGCAATATGCGACTGGTCAGGGATATCCACAAATGGCGTCGCCACGCTATCCGTACCATACGCCCCCTTCGCTGCAAATGGCTGAGACGATGCCGATGAACGACTTTACGATGATGGGCGGTCCAGTCGTTTCGCATCAATCAATGGTCTCGACTCCGATGCAATATCAACAGCCGATGATGCACGAACAACCGATGATGGAACAGCAGATCATCAACCCTCCATCGCAATCTCCGGGGCTGCTCGTGCCGACTCCACAACAGTACAATCCGGCACCGACGTTGAACTCTGGCGAACCACAACTGTTACCAGAAACCCAAGGTTCAAACGGTCCGCAAGCGTATCAGCCTCAGCAAGTTGTCTCACAGCATTCTCATCAGTACCCGGGAATGACTAGTGAGTATCCCGTCCAGTCAATGCCTGCCACGGGGCAATACACGCAACAAGTGATGATGCCGCCCCAAACGGCACCGACAAACACCGCTCAGCAACCTCCGATATTCCAAGCTCCTCAAAATATGTCGGCTGCTCCATTTCAGAATATCTCGACGCAGACTTCAAGCAATGTGATGCCGGCGGTTCAGGCCTTTTAG
- a CDS encoding hydroxypyruvate isomerase family protein: MQRRDFLAATGAASTAFAFGNAASSAQESKKSKPFQLKYAPHVNTFKQSAGNDIVDQMKFAADHGFTAWEDNGMLKRSAEEQNRIAKAMSQLNMQMGVFVAYASFDEPVFAVKNEDKWSEVLEAIKASVEVAKRTNVKWMTVVPGSVDQQGNSENWNRYGGPRLAEGYQTANVIELLKRCSAILEPHDLVMVLEPLNWYANHGGTFLSRSDQAYALCKAVDSPSCKILFDIYHQQITEGNLIPNIDACWDEIAYFQSGDNPGRKEPGTGEINYRNVFKHIHSKGFEGIIGMEHGNSIKGKEGEQAVIQAYRDADAF; this comes from the coding sequence ATGCAACGCCGAGATTTTCTGGCTGCCACAGGTGCAGCATCAACCGCTTTTGCCTTCGGAAACGCAGCAAGCTCAGCTCAGGAGAGCAAAAAGTCGAAACCGTTTCAGCTCAAATACGCTCCACACGTCAACACATTCAAGCAGTCAGCGGGTAACGACATCGTTGACCAGATGAAATTTGCAGCCGACCACGGATTCACTGCCTGGGAGGACAACGGCATGCTGAAGCGGTCAGCCGAAGAGCAAAACCGTATTGCGAAAGCGATGTCGCAGCTGAATATGCAGATGGGCGTCTTCGTTGCTTATGCCAGTTTTGACGAACCAGTTTTTGCAGTTAAGAATGAAGACAAATGGAGCGAAGTTCTCGAAGCGATCAAAGCTTCAGTCGAAGTTGCCAAGCGGACCAATGTCAAATGGATGACAGTTGTGCCGGGATCGGTCGATCAACAAGGAAACTCCGAAAACTGGAACCGCTACGGCGGCCCGCGACTCGCTGAAGGTTACCAAACAGCAAACGTCATCGAACTGCTCAAACGCTGTTCAGCGATCCTCGAACCGCACGATCTTGTCATGGTTCTGGAACCGTTGAACTGGTACGCGAACCATGGAGGAACATTCCTGAGTCGTTCTGATCAAGCGTATGCACTGTGCAAAGCGGTCGACAGCCCTTCCTGCAAAATCCTGTTCGATATCTACCACCAACAGATCACAGAAGGGAATTTAATCCCAAATATCGATGCCTGCTGGGACGAAATCGCTTACTTCCAATCAGGCGACAACCCCGGCCGCAAAGAACCAGGAACCGGGGAAATTAATTACCGAAACGTCTTCAAACATATTCACTCCAAAGGTTTCGAAGGCATCATCGGCATGGAACACGGAAATTCCATCAAAGGAAAAGAAGGCGAACAAGCAGTCATCCAAGCCTACCGAGACGCCGACGCCTTCTAA
- a CDS encoding alpha/beta hydrolase family protein produces the protein MRYFMMMLTCSLSCLPVFEADAEEVNITPDVVYGHKFGLAMTFDVFTPEKEANGAAVLFMVSGGWYSKWSPPEGLQVRFRALTDKGFTVFAVRHGSSPRFSIAEAVADVRRSVRFIRLNAEKFQIDPDRIGVFGMSAGGHLSLMLGTASDEGDPNAKDPVLKVSDRVQAVVAFVAPTDLQVMAEDAPDRLPVYAQFPALEINQETAAENSPLLHVSSDDSPTLLLAGVKDELVPIFHSRNIQAAFGKAGVTNKLIEFGNAGHGFRGEDLAAATQAMVAWFEEHLNK, from the coding sequence ATGCGATATTTCATGATGATGCTCACCTGCAGCTTGTCGTGTCTTCCAGTCTTCGAAGCAGACGCGGAAGAGGTCAACATCACTCCCGATGTAGTGTATGGTCATAAATTCGGGTTGGCGATGACCTTTGATGTCTTCACACCTGAGAAAGAAGCCAACGGGGCAGCTGTGTTGTTTATGGTCAGTGGCGGGTGGTATTCGAAATGGTCACCACCCGAGGGGCTGCAAGTGAGGTTTCGCGCCTTAACGGACAAAGGGTTCACCGTCTTCGCAGTTCGTCACGGGAGCAGTCCCAGGTTTTCGATCGCTGAAGCTGTCGCTGATGTTCGGCGAAGTGTGCGTTTTATTCGTTTGAATGCAGAAAAATTCCAGATCGACCCCGATCGGATTGGAGTCTTCGGTATGAGTGCCGGTGGTCACTTGTCGCTCATGCTCGGCACCGCTTCAGATGAAGGTGATCCGAATGCGAAAGATCCCGTACTGAAAGTCAGCGACCGTGTTCAAGCAGTGGTTGCATTCGTTGCGCCGACAGATTTACAAGTGATGGCTGAAGATGCTCCTGATCGCTTACCTGTCTACGCACAATTCCCTGCACTTGAAATTAATCAAGAAACAGCTGCGGAGAACTCACCATTACTACACGTCTCCTCTGATGACTCCCCAACATTGCTTCTTGCCGGAGTAAAAGATGAACTTGTTCCAATATTTCACAGCCGCAATATCCAAGCTGCTTTTGGGAAAGCTGGCGTGACCAACAAGCTCATCGAATTCGGAAACGCGGGGCATGGTTTTCGTGGAGAAGATCTGGCTGCCGCCACCCAGGCCATGGTTGCCTGGTTTGAAGAACATCTCAACAAATAG
- a CDS encoding CehA/McbA family metallohydrolase, with amino-acid sequence MRVRPHFYLVFSTALCATCCAQDFPSVVEVERQPLVESTKRLVEALKFVGAPLSAEEQQELQKAYDSDDDQAIVRTAQKVLDPHCVAGVHINAESRVKVSVGPARKELIQNGWRSYLVKVFNEAGINPPLQIESPNALPVYQRGKGARQKPKTDQDLVDLSEVKQRFMDATMYQKQPLTPRLSGLKLEYRIVQLYSRDAGKREAQIGFNVGQGTQDLGFRNSVPVLFNCLPATKVILGIKDHDGSPTTAALVIRDEQGRIYPNPAKRLAPDFFFHEQVYRKDGESVELPPGEYTVSLSRGPEYEVERTTFKVEEVEQQRVALQLTRWIHPATLGWYSGDHHIHAAGCAHYDSPTEGVGPEDMMRHILGEDLNVGCVLSWGPCWYTQKEFFKGETSELSTKDYLMRYDVEVSGFPSSHAGHLCLLRLTEDDYPGSKVIEDWPSWTLPVLKWGKEQGGVVGYSHSGWGLGLPDYGGNGQRLTTMYYRNRRGGQQGRAADTLPDYAMPPFDGIGANEFIVTSVHDVCHFISAVDTPAIWELNIWYHTLNCGLRSRISGETDFPCIYGDRVGLGRVYVSLPKDEPLTFDSWIAGVKDGRSYCGDGLSHLMDMKVNNVALGEPGSDGKISQLNLEEPGEVTVTFNAAAMLEAEQNETTRSIRNSRLDQKPYWHIERCREGETRQVPVELIVNGQPVEKVMLEADGHIESLKFKTKIEQSSWVALRILPSCHTNPVFVEVENQPIRASKKSAQWCANAVEVCWNSKKGQIRESERKAAREAYDQAKVYYQSAMKAAKTE; translated from the coding sequence ATGCGTGTAAGACCCCATTTTTACCTGGTGTTTTCAACAGCGCTGTGTGCAACATGTTGTGCACAAGATTTCCCGTCTGTTGTTGAAGTCGAACGTCAACCACTCGTTGAAAGCACAAAGCGACTTGTCGAGGCCCTCAAGTTTGTGGGAGCCCCCCTCTCTGCTGAAGAGCAACAGGAACTACAGAAAGCCTACGACTCTGACGATGATCAGGCGATTGTGCGAACAGCTCAAAAAGTTCTCGATCCGCATTGTGTCGCGGGAGTTCACATCAATGCAGAAAGTCGAGTGAAAGTTTCAGTTGGTCCCGCCCGAAAGGAACTCATTCAGAATGGCTGGCGGTCTTACCTCGTCAAAGTTTTTAATGAAGCGGGAATTAACCCACCTCTACAAATCGAAAGCCCGAACGCACTCCCTGTCTACCAGCGAGGAAAAGGGGCTCGTCAGAAACCAAAAACTGATCAGGATCTTGTTGACCTCTCTGAAGTGAAACAACGGTTCATGGATGCAACGATGTATCAGAAGCAACCTCTCACCCCTCGACTCTCTGGCCTAAAACTGGAGTACCGAATTGTTCAGCTGTACTCTCGTGATGCCGGAAAACGGGAAGCACAAATCGGCTTCAATGTCGGTCAGGGAACGCAAGACCTCGGATTCCGAAATTCCGTTCCAGTCTTGTTCAACTGCCTGCCTGCAACAAAGGTGATTTTGGGTATTAAAGATCATGACGGCTCACCAACGACGGCGGCCCTTGTCATTCGAGATGAACAGGGGCGAATCTACCCCAATCCAGCGAAACGTTTGGCACCGGACTTCTTCTTCCACGAACAGGTTTACCGCAAAGATGGAGAATCAGTTGAACTTCCACCAGGGGAATACACCGTTTCCCTCTCTCGCGGTCCGGAGTATGAAGTCGAGAGAACAACATTCAAAGTTGAGGAAGTCGAACAGCAACGTGTCGCACTTCAACTGACTCGCTGGATTCACCCGGCAACGCTGGGCTGGTATTCCGGAGACCATCATATTCATGCAGCTGGTTGTGCGCATTACGATTCTCCAACAGAAGGTGTCGGCCCAGAGGATATGATGCGTCACATTCTCGGCGAAGATTTAAACGTCGGCTGCGTGCTCAGCTGGGGCCCATGTTGGTATACACAAAAGGAGTTCTTCAAAGGCGAAACATCAGAGCTTTCCACGAAAGATTACCTGATGAGATACGACGTGGAAGTCAGTGGGTTTCCATCGTCGCATGCGGGGCACTTATGCTTGTTGCGGCTGACAGAGGATGACTACCCCGGATCGAAAGTGATTGAAGACTGGCCCAGTTGGACGCTGCCTGTTTTGAAATGGGGAAAAGAGCAGGGCGGCGTGGTTGGCTACAGTCACTCGGGATGGGGGCTGGGACTCCCGGACTACGGCGGGAACGGCCAGCGACTCACGACTATGTATTACCGGAACCGGAGAGGTGGGCAACAAGGACGCGCAGCTGATACGCTTCCTGATTATGCGATGCCACCGTTCGATGGAATTGGTGCCAATGAATTCATCGTCACCTCTGTTCACGATGTGTGTCACTTCATCTCGGCTGTTGATACTCCTGCAATATGGGAACTCAATATCTGGTATCATACTCTCAATTGTGGGCTCCGCAGTCGCATCAGCGGTGAAACTGATTTCCCATGCATTTATGGAGATCGTGTCGGACTGGGGCGAGTTTACGTCAGTCTCCCCAAAGATGAACCACTCACTTTCGATTCGTGGATTGCTGGAGTCAAAGATGGTCGGAGCTACTGCGGAGACGGGCTCAGTCATTTGATGGACATGAAAGTCAACAACGTTGCTCTGGGCGAACCGGGTAGCGATGGCAAAATCAGCCAGCTGAATCTGGAAGAACCGGGCGAAGTGACCGTGACCTTCAACGCGGCTGCCATGCTTGAAGCAGAGCAAAATGAAACCACTCGATCCATCCGCAACAGTCGGCTCGACCAAAAACCGTACTGGCACATCGAACGTTGCCGCGAGGGAGAGACTCGTCAAGTTCCAGTCGAGTTGATTGTCAATGGGCAGCCAGTCGAGAAGGTGATGCTCGAAGCTGACGGGCATATCGAATCACTCAAATTTAAGACCAAAATCGAACAGTCCAGTTGGGTTGCTCTGCGCATTTTACCTTCGTGCCACACAAATCCAGTTTTCGTCGAAGTTGAAAATCAGCCGATCCGGGCCAGCAAGAAGAGTGCTCAGTGGTGCGCGAATGCAGTCGAAGTCTGTTGGAATTCGAAGAAAGGCCAGATTCGTGAATCCGAACGAAAAGCAGCCAGAGAGGCCTACGATCAGGCGAAGGTCTATTATCAATCTGCAATGAAAGCCGCCAAGACTGAATAA